The Glycine soja cultivar W05 chromosome 8, ASM419377v2, whole genome shotgun sequence genome has a window encoding:
- the LOC114424269 gene encoding rhamnogalacturonan I rhamnosyltransferase 1-like: MVLKWGKDYCCDTKGIKMELKVEKHETLIIRPRIKMWMARAITIVLLWTSLVQLIALGELLGPSLLRGMPYCFSSPSVDKFLAPAKAVLPPKRIYRNNGYLLVSCNGGLNQMRSAICDMVAIARHLNVTLIVPELDKASFWADSSDFKDIFDVDHFITSLRDEVRIIKILPPKIKKRVELGLLYSMPPISWSNISYYENQVLPLLLKHKVIHLNRTDARLANNGLPAEIQKLRCRVNFNALRFTTQIEELGRRIVKVLREKGPFLALHLRYEMDMLAFSGCTHDCDSKEEEELTRMRYAYPGWKEKVINSELKRKEGLCPLTPEETALVLSALGIDHNVQIYIASGEIYGGEKRMASLLGEFPNLVRKETLLEPSELMYFQNHSSQMAAVDYLVSLESDIFIPTYDGNMAKVVEGHRRFLGFKKTILLDRRLLVNLIDQYYNGLLSWDEFFTAVKEAHAYRMGSPKRRIIIPDKPKEEDYFYANPQECLQLLDEPLEST; encoded by the exons ATGGTGTTGAAATGGGGAAAGGACTACTGCTGTGACACTAAGGGGATAAAGATGGAGCTCAAAGTTGAGAAGCATGAGACTTTGATTATAAGGCCTAGAATCAAGATGTGGATGGCTAGGGCCATTACAATTGTGCTGCTTTGGACTAGTCTTGTTCAGCTGATTGCACTGGGAGAATTGTTGGGACCAAGTTTGTTAAGGGGCATGCCTTATTGTTTCAGTTCTCCATCTGTAGATAAGTTTTTGGCTCCAGCCAAGGCAGTGCTACCACCCAAAA GGATTTATAGGAATAATGGTTATCTTCTGGTTTCTTGCAATGGTGGACTCAACCAAATGCGATCAGCA ATATGTGATATGGTTGCTATTGCCAGACACTTAAATGTCACTCTCATAGTTCCAGAGCTGGATAAAGCCTCTTTCTGGGCTGATTCAAG TGACTTCAAAGATATATTTGATGTAGATCATTTCATTACCTCCTTGAGAGACGAGGTTCGAATAATAAAGATACTGCCACCTAAGATCAAGAAAAGAGTTGAACTAGGATTATTATACTCAATGCCACCCATTAGCTGGTCTAATATCTCATACTATGAAAATCAG GTCCTTCCTCTGTTGCTGAAACACAAGGTCATACACCTAAATAGAACAGATGCTAGACTTGCAAATAATGGACTACCTGCTGAGATTCAGAAGCTACGATGCCGAGTAAACTTCAATGCTCTGAGGTTTACTACTCAGATAGAAGAACTTGGCAGAAGGATAGTCAAGGTTTTGAGGGAAAAGGGACCTTTCCTTGCACTTCATCTTAGATATGAGATGGACATGTTGGCCTTCTCTGGCTGTACTCATGATTGTGACAGcaaagaggaggaggaactcACAAGAATGAG ATATGCATATCCTGGCTGGAAGGAAAAAGTTATTAATTCTGAGCTTAAGAGGAAAGAAGGCTTGTGCCCTTTAACACCTGAGGAAACTGCCCTAGTATTGTCAGCACTTGGAATAGATCACAATGTTCAAATTTATATTGCTTCTGGAGAAATATATGGTGGAGAGAAAAGAATGGCAAGTTTACTAGGAGAGTTTCCTAATCTG GTGAGGAAAGAAACTCTGTTGGAACCTTCAGAGTTGATGTATTTCCAAAACCACTCTTCGCAAATGGCTGCAGTGGATTATCTTGTCTCCCTAGAGAGTGATATATTTATTCCAACATATGACGGGAACATGGCTAAAGTTGTGGAAGGCCATCGCAG ATTTCTAGGATTCAAGAAAACTATACTACTGGATAGAAGGCTTCTGGTAAACCTGATAGACCAATACTATAACGGGTTGTTAAGTTGGGATGAGTTTTTCACTGCTGTGAAGGAAGCTCATGCCTATCGTATGGGAAGTCCCAAGAGAAGAATTATCATTCCAGACAAACCCAAAGAAGAAGACTATTTTTATGCCAACCCTCAGGAGTGTTTGCAATTGTTAGATGAACCATTAGAAAGCACATAA
- the LOC114422759 gene encoding transcription factor BIM3-like has protein sequence MARSAKGHQDEFDEDDEEELLTGNISSKVKVDEPSTGKRVNPHRSKHSETEQRRRSKINERFQVLRDLIPQNDQKRDKASFLLEVIEYIQFLQEKIQIYEQTYEGWNQEPTKLTPWRNHHGPAENTTDPSQASQNGSVDEKNNNVSPLLPKNVQNLIESDFSMTTIQKDHTPGSTTEAVPLPMQMRLDMFDPIVSSGMATQHLQEPVSNVNMPSHTQPQLWLNKQSKGNYIVPHNDTMKEQEELVIESGSDSISSAYSQGILDSLTQALHSSGVDMSQTNVSVQIDVGRRANSGLIPSAYTSKGHENQFVSNPAIARSGVDYCNIDSEQSSKRLRQEAS, from the exons ATGGCTAGGTCTGCGAAAGGGCATCAGGATGAATTCGAcgaagatgatgaagaagaactCTTAACTGGAAACATCTCTTCCAAAG TGAAGGTGGATGAACCCAGCACGGGGAAGAGGGTGAACCCTCATCGTTCAAAGCATTCAGAAACTGAGCAACGTAGAAGGAGCAAGATTAACGAAAG GTTTCAAGTTCTGAGAGATCTCATACCTCAAAATGATCAAAAAAGAGACAAGGCATCCTTCTTGTTGGAG GTCATTGAGTATATTCAGTTCCTACaggaaaaaatacaaatttatgaaCAGACTTATGAAGGATGGAATCAGGAGCCCACGAAATTAACTCCATGG AGAAATCATCATGGGCCTGCAGAAAATACTACAGATCCTTCTCAAGCTTCACAAAATGGGTCTGTTGATGAGAAAAATAACAATGTCTCTCCATTGTTGCCCAAAAATGTACAGAACCTGATAGAATCTGACTTCTCAATGACAACTATTCAGAAGGACCACACCCCTGGTTCAACTACAGAAGCAGTTCCGCTTCCCATGCAAATGCGATTGGACATGTTTGATCCAATTGTTAGCAGTGGTATGGCAACCCAACATCTGCAGGAACCTGTATCTAATGTTAACATGCCTTCCCATACCCAGCCTCAATTGTGGCTTAATAAACAAAGCAAGGGCAACTATATTGTTCCACATAATGATACAATGAAGGAACAGGAGGAGCTGGTGATTGAAAGTGGATCAGATAGCATCTCAAGTGCCTATTCTCAGGG AATTTTAGATTCTCTCACGCAAGCATTGCACTCTTCGGGCGTAGATATGTCCCAGACTAATGTCTCAGTGCAAATTGATGTGGGGAGACGAGCAAATTCTGGGTTGATCCCCTCTGCATATACTTCAAAG GGCCATGAAAACCAATTTGTGAGCAACCCAGCAATAGCACGTTCCGGGGTTGATTACTGCAATATTGATTCTGAACAAAGTTCAAAGCGGCTCAGACAAGAAGCAAGCTAG
- the LOC114422760 gene encoding O-fucosyltransferase 27-like, with translation MKGEVKMKSKMKWVGLLGLVLSAFSIFIHFLLARFTQMGVAEYESSVTIFSWRPVFEKPIPPTNTPSYRKLWGPVKRLESLYPDSNPRGHYADPVSETNGFIFVRIQGGFHEIRNSICDAVVVARLLNATLAMPEIQSTTSSKGISSQFKSFAYLYNEEQFVLSLAKDVTVVRTLPKDLKGARRKKEIPVFKVPYSASPFYYFHHVLPVLKKHSVVELVVSEGGCLKATLPPNFEEYQRLRCRVSFHALQFRQEVQELSAKILQRLRAPGRPFIAFDPGMTRESLTYHGCAELFQDVHTELIQHKRSWMIKRGIVKGKLSVNSAEERLKGSCPLMPQEIGILLRAYGYSKDAIIYVSGGEVFGGQRTLIPLHAMFENVIDRTSLSTPWEMIRLYGKEVNLVDTPGPPPFVEEVTKHAAWKSAGPRPRPLPPPPARPKSYNIEGWWGWVAESDNEPDSTVIELRTNAHKLLWEAIDYVICVEADVFIPGFDRDGKGHPNFASLVMGHRLYLSAASKTFRPDRKEVAKLLDEIRDHGHHANHTWLESVRRHLKKTLLDGIMEASNKSKLLSFLSHPVPECSCSRDSFEVSKNSSSPLTSQLVTSLGVAHRCPAWMDTGPISQSKDKENEEDVYEDDSVSELFFKQNAENHEGDSEVNIKEENQFEDQEDDSGER, from the exons ATGAAAGGGGAAGTGAAAATGAAGTCAAAGATGAAATGGGTTGGTCTGCTCGGCCTTGTGCTCTCGGCTTTCTCTATCTTCATTCATTTCCTCCTTGCTAGATTCACTCAAATGGGTGTTGCAGAATATGAGTCCTCTGTTACAATCTTCTCTTGGAGACCCGTCTTTGAGAAACCAATTCCCCCCACAAAT ACTCCCTCTTATAGAAAATTATGGGGTCCGGTGAAGCGTCTTGAATCACTATATCCGGATTCAAATCCACGAGGACATTATGCTG ATCCTGTTTCAGAAACAAATGGGTTTATTTTTGTCCGGATACAAGGTGGTTTTCATGAGATCAGGAATTCG ATATGTGATGCTGTTGTGGTTGCTCGACTTCTCAATGCTACATTAGCTATGCCTGAGATCCAATCAACGACCAGCAGCAAGGGAATAAG tTCTCAGTTCAAGAGTTTTGCATACCTATATAATGAAGAGCAATTTGTCCTCTCATTAGCAAAAGATGTCACAGTTGTGAGAACTCTTCCTAAAGATCTGAAAGGTGCAAGGAGAAAGAAGGAAATTCCTGTTTTTAAAGTTCCATATTCAGCATcacctttttattattttcaccatGTTCTCCCTGTATTAAAGAAGCATTCGGTGGTTGAACTAGTTGTTTCTGAAGGTGGATGCTTGAAG GCCACTCTTCCTCCCAATTTTGAAGAATATCAAAGGCTGAGATGTAGAGTTTCTTTTCATGCTCTTCAGTTTCGGCAGGAAGTCCAGGAACTTTCTGCTAAGATTTTGCAGAG ATTGCGAGCTCCTGGTCGTCCATTTATTGCATTTGACCCTGGCATGACTAGAGAATCTTTAACGTATCATGGTTGTGCAGAACTATTCCAG GATGTACATACCGAACTTATTCAACACAAACGATCATGGATGATAAAACGTGGGATTGTCAAGGGGAAGCTTTCAGTCAACTCAGCTGAAGAAAGACTAAAAGGCTCCTGTCCTTTAATGCCTCAGGag ATTGGTATTCTTCTTCGTGCTTATGGATACTCGAAGGATGCAATTATATATGTATCTGGAGGAGAAGTCTTTGGTGGTCAAAGAACATTGATTCCTCTTCATGCTATGTTTGAAAATGTCATTGATAGAACTTCTCTAAGCACTCCTTGGGAGATGATTAGGCTCTATGGGAAAGAGGTGAACCTTGTTGATACTCCTGGACCGCCACCTTTTGTTGAAGAAGTAACCAAGCATGCAGCTTGGAAAAGTGCAGGTCCACGTCCTCGACCACTTCCTCCACCTCCAGCTAGGCCGAAATCATACAACATAGAAGGTTGGTGGGGTTGGGTAGCTGAGAGTGATAATGAGCCTGATAGTACGGTTATCGAACTGAGGACCAATGCCCATAAATTACTATGGGAGGCTATCGACTACGTGATTTGTGTTGAAGCTGATGTTTTCATCCCTGGATTTGACCGAGACGGGAAGGGGCATCCAAATTTTGCTAGCTTGGTGATGGGGCACAGGCTCTATCTGTCAGCTGCATCAAAGACATTTAGACCTGACAG AAAGGAAGTGGCTAAACTTTTAGATGAGATTCGGGACCACGGGCATCATGCAAATCATACATGGCTAGAATCAGTTCGCAGGCATCTGAAAAAAACATTACTTGATGGAATTATGGAAGcatcaaataaatcaaaactaCTATCCTTTCTCTCTCATCCAGTCCCTGAATGCTCTTGTTCACGTGATTCCTTTGAAGTATCAAAGAATTCTTCTAGCCCTCTTACTTCCCAATTAGTGACATCTCTTGGTGTTGCTCACCGGTGTCCTGCATGGATGGACACTGGTCCAATTTCTCAATCAAAAGATAAGGAAAATGAGGAGGACGTATATGAGGATGATTCTGTATCTGAGTTATTCTTTAAACAAAATGCTGAAAATCATGAAGGTGATTCAGAAGTAAAcattaaagaagaaaatcaatttGAGGATCAAGAAGATGACAGTGGGGAAAGATGA
- the LOC114424032 gene encoding uncharacterized protein LOC114424032 encodes MVAEALSGMMSQAIEKGLFKGFLYGKNKLEISLLQYADDTIFFGEASMENVRAIKAMLRAFELVSDLKINLSKSGFGAFGVSDGWKNVAAEYLNCSLLTLPFTYFGVPIGANPRSSQTWDPIISKCERKVPKKVVNKLGRLQRRFLWGGDHEQSKIAWVKWETVCLPKEAGGLGVKDINSFNLSLLGKWR; translated from the exons ATGGTGGCAGAGGCACTCAGCGGAATGATGTCCCAAGCGATTGAGAAGGGGTTGTTTAAGGGATTTCTATATGGAAAAAATAAGTTGGAAATTAGCCTACTTCAATATGCGGATGACACAATCTTTTTTGGGGAGGCATCAATGGAAAATGTTAGAGCAATCAAAGCAATGCTGAGGGCTTTTGAACTTGTGTCAGACCTCAAAATCAACCTTTCTAAAAGTGGGTTTGGTGCTTTTGGAGTGTCAGATGGGTGGAAAAATGTTGCAGCTGAATACCTTAATTGTAGCTTGTTGACACTCCCTTTCACATACTTTGGTGTTCCTATTGGAGCAAATCCGAGATCATCTCAGACATGGGACCCTATCATATCTAAGTGTGAGAGAAA ggTGCCTAAGAAGGTGGTGAACAAGCTAGGGAGGCTACAGAGAAGGTTCCTATGGGGTGGGGATCATGAGCAAAGTAAAATAGCTTGGGTAAAATGGGAAACAGTTTGCTTGCCAAAAGAAGCTGGGGGGCTGGGAGTCAAAGACATTAATTCGTTTAACCTGTCACTATTGGGCAAATGGAGATGA